A stretch of Gemmobacter fulvus DNA encodes these proteins:
- a CDS encoding DUF817 domain-containing protein, whose amino-acid sequence MSHAPHSTRIERRLGDWARARLPYGLAEITMFVLKQGWACLFGGLLLAAILISRAVWQPDWPLHRYDALFLFAIATQALFLWARLETWEEARVILLFHLTGTAMEWFKVGAGSWSYPEPAVLKLLGVPLFSGFMYASVGSYMARVIRIFDMRFAPYPPFWLTVLFASAIYVNFFAHHFVPDIRLGLFAASLLLFARTRVWFRISDRDWWMPLPLAAFLSSLALWVAENIGTATGTWLYSGQIPGQWVSFGKLGAWYLLLYVAFVTVTLVSRAALRPAHAISAPAEPRPPAPESRR is encoded by the coding sequence ATGTCCCACGCCCCGCACTCGACCCGGATCGAACGCCGCCTTGGCGATTGGGCACGCGCGCGCCTGCCCTATGGGTTGGCCGAAATCACCATGTTCGTGCTGAAACAGGGTTGGGCCTGCCTGTTCGGCGGGCTGCTGCTGGCGGCCATTCTGATCAGCCGCGCGGTCTGGCAACCGGACTGGCCGCTGCACCGCTATGATGCGCTGTTCCTGTTTGCCATCGCCACGCAGGCACTGTTTCTGTGGGCGCGGCTGGAAACCTGGGAAGAGGCGCGGGTGATCCTGCTGTTTCATCTGACCGGCACGGCGATGGAATGGTTCAAGGTCGGCGCGGGCAGCTGGAGTTATCCCGAACCCGCCGTGTTGAAGCTGCTGGGCGTGCCGCTGTTCTCAGGGTTCATGTATGCCTCGGTCGGCAGCTATATGGCGCGGGTGATCCGCATCTTTGACATGCGCTTTGCCCCCTACCCGCCATTCTGGCTGACGGTGCTGTTTGCCAGTGCCATCTATGTCAATTTCTTTGCGCATCACTTTGTGCCGGATATCCGGCTGGGGCTGTTTGCGGCCTCGCTGCTGCTGTTTGCCCGCACCCGCGTCTGGTTCCGCATCTCGGACCGCGACTGGTGGATGCCGCTGCCGCTTGCCGCCTTTCTGTCGAGCCTTGCGCTCTGGGTGGCCGAGAATATCGGCACCGCCACCGGCACCTGGCTCTATTCCGGGCAGATCCCCGGCCAATGGGTCAGCTTTGGCAAACTGGGGGCGTGGTATCTGCTGCTCTATGTGGCCTTCGTCACTGTGACCTTGGTCAGCCGCGCCGCACTCAGACCAGCCCACGCCATTTCAGCACCAGCAGAACCCCGGCCGCCAGCACCAGAAAGCCGAAGGTGA
- the glyA gene encoding serine hydroxymethyltransferase, which translates to MTASRDSGFFTEALATRDPELFGSITSELGRQRDEIELIASENIVSRAVMEAQGSVMTNKYAEGYPGKRYYGGCQFVDVAENLAIERAKQLFGCAFANVQPNSGSQANQGVFQALIKPGDTILGMDLASGGHLTHGAAPNQSGKWFNAIKYGVRQQDSLIDYDQLEALAVEHQPKLIIAGGSAVPRQIDFARFRAIADKVGAYLMVDMAHFAGLVAGGQHPSPFPYADVATTTTHKTLRGPRGGMILTNNEEIAKKVNSAIFPGIQGGPLMHVIAAKAVAFGEALRPEFKDYAAQVIKNAQALADELMKGGLDIVTGGTDTHVMLVDLRPKGVKGNATEKALGRAHITCNKNGIPFDPEKPTVTSGVRLGTPAGTTRGFGEAEFRLIGQWITEVVDGLAANGEDGNAEVEAAVKAKVADLCAKFPLYPTL; encoded by the coding sequence ATGACTGCCAGCCGCGATTCCGGTTTCTTCACCGAAGCCCTCGCCACCCGTGATCCCGAACTGTTCGGTTCGATCACCTCGGAACTCGGCCGCCAGCGCGACGAGATCGAGCTGATCGCCTCGGAAAACATCGTCTCGCGCGCCGTGATGGAAGCGCAGGGGTCGGTGATGACCAACAAATATGCCGAAGGCTATCCGGGCAAGCGGTATTATGGCGGCTGCCAGTTCGTCGATGTGGCCGAGAATCTGGCAATCGAGCGGGCCAAACAGCTGTTTGGCTGTGCCTTTGCCAATGTGCAGCCCAACTCCGGCAGCCAGGCCAATCAGGGCGTGTTTCAGGCGCTGATCAAACCCGGCGACACCATTCTGGGCATGGATCTCGCCTCGGGCGGGCACCTGACGCATGGGGCGGCCCCGAACCAGTCCGGCAAATGGTTCAACGCGATCAAATATGGCGTGCGCCAGCAAGACAGCCTGATCGACTATGATCAGCTTGAGGCGCTTGCAGTGGAACATCAGCCCAAGCTGATCATCGCCGGTGGCTCTGCTGTGCCGCGCCAGATCGACTTTGCCCGCTTCCGCGCGATTGCCGACAAGGTTGGTGCCTACCTCATGGTGGACATGGCGCATTTCGCCGGTCTGGTGGCCGGTGGCCAGCACCCCTCGCCCTTCCCCTATGCCGATGTCGCCACCACCACCACGCATAAAACCCTGCGCGGCCCGCGTGGCGGCATGATCCTGACCAATAACGAAGAGATCGCCAAAAAGGTGAATTCGGCGATCTTCCCGGGCATTCAGGGCGGTCCGCTGATGCATGTGATCGCCGCCAAGGCCGTGGCCTTTGGCGAGGCGCTGCGCCCCGAGTTCAAGGACTATGCGGCACAGGTCATCAAGAACGCGCAGGCGCTGGCCGATGAGCTGATGAAAGGGGGCCTCGATATCGTCACCGGCGGCACCGATACCCATGTGATGCTGGTGGACCTGCGCCCGAAAGGCGTGAAGGGCAATGCGACCGAAAAGGCACTTGGCCGGGCGCATATCACCTGCAACAAGAACGGCATCCCGTTTGACCCGGAAAAGCCGACCGTCACCTCGGGCGTGCGCCTTGGCACCCCGGCCGGGACGACCCGTGGTTTTGGCGAGGCTGAATTCCGCCTGATCGGCCAGTGGATCACCGAAGTGGTCGACGGTCTGGCTGCAAATGGTGAAGACGGCAATGCCGAGGTCGAAGCTGCGGTGAAGGCCAAGGTCGCAGACCTTTGCGCCAAATTCCCGCTCTACCCGACGCTCTGA